Within the Pseudomonas mendocina genome, the region TCCTCGCGCGGCTCAGTAGCTTCGCCGTCCGCCTGCAAAGCCAGGTCGGCGCGCGCCTGCAAGCCTGCCGGCACTTCGGCGTCTTCATCCAGCGCCAGCTCCGGTTCGGGCTCCAGTTCACGCAGGGCTGCGAGGGGTGGCAGTTCGTCGAGACTCTTCAGGTTGAAATGATCGAGAAAGCCCTTGGTGGTGGCGAACATCGCCGGGCGCCCTGGCACATCGCGATAGCCCACCACGCGAATCCACTCGCGCTCCAGCAAGGTCTTGGTGATGTTGCTGTTGACTGCGACACCGCGCACGTCTTCGATTTCACCGCGTGTAATAGGTTGCCGGTAGGCGATCAGCGCCAGGGTCTCCAGTAACGCACGGGAATACCGCTGCGGCCGCTCCTCCCAGAGCCGGCCGACCCAGGGGGCGAAGCGCTCGCGCACCTGCAAGCGATAGCCCGAGGCCACTTCCTTCAGCTCGAAGGCACGACCTTCGCAGGACTGCCGCAGGACCTCCAAAGCGGCCTTGAATTGCTCGGGCTCGGGCCGCTCGCCCTCCTCGAACAGCTCGAAGAGGCGCTCGAGCGACTGCGCCTTGCCGGAAGCCAGCAGAAAGGCTTCGAGCAACTGGGCCAGGTCTTTGGGATCGTTCAGGTTCATTCGGCACGGGCTCGGACGTGGATGGCGGCAAACGGCTCATTCTGCACCAGCTCGACCAAAGATTCCTTGATCAACTCAAGGACTGCCATGAAGGTCACCACCACGCCAAGCCGGCCCTCCTCGGCAGCGAAGAGCTCGACGAACGGCACAAAAACCCCACCTTTGAGGCGTTCCAGCACCTCACTCATACGCTCGCGGGTGGACAGTGCCTCGCGGGTGACCTGGTGGCTTTCGAACATGTCGGCGCGGCGCAGCACCTCGGCCATCGACAGCAGCACCTCCTCCAGGCTGACGTCCGGCAACAGCTTGCGTGCCCGGGCTTCTGGAGCGTCCAACTTCGGCACCGTCACGTCGCGGCCTACACGCGGCAGCTCATCGATATTTTCGGCCGCAGCCTTGAAGCGCTCGTACTCCTGCAGACGGCGAATCAGCTCGGCGCGCGGGTCGTCCTCCTCCTCCTCGGTCTCGGCCGAGCGCGGCAGGAGCATGCGCGACTTGATCTCGGCAAGCATGGCCGCCATGACCAGGTATTCCGCGGCCAATTCCAGGCGCACCGACTTCATCAGTTCGACATAGCCCATGTACTGCTTGGTGATTTCGGCCACCGGAATGTCGAGGATGTCGATGTTCTGCTTGCGAATCAGGTAGAGCAGCAGGTCGAGCGGCCCTTCGAAAGCTTCGAGGAAGACTTCCAGGGCATCCGGAGGGATGTACAGGTCCAGCGGCAGCTCGGTGACCGCCTCGCCATAGACCAGGGCGAACGGCAGCTCCTGCTGCGCGCCGGCCTGACTGTCCGCGACTGGCGTGACGGTTTCACTCATTGACTGGCGCTCCTTCAACGATGATTCAGGCCCATGGCCATGCGCACCTCGGCCAGGGTTTCACGGGCTTGGTCACGTGCGCGTTCGGCGCCTTCGGCGAGGATGCTGCGCACTAGGTCCGGGCTGTCCTCGTAATCGATAGCGCGTTGCTGCAGCGGCGCCAGCTCGGTCTGCAGGGCCGAGCACAGCGCGTTCTTGCAATCGAGGCAGCCAATCGAGGCGCTGCGACAACCGTCGATGACCCAATGCAATTGCTCGTCAGTGGAATACAACTGGTGCAGCGACCAGACCGGACAACGCTGCGGCTCACCCGGGTCGTCACGGTGCACACGCGCAGGATCGGTCGGCATGCGCCGCAGCTTTTCCTCAATCTCGACATCGCTGTCGCGCAGGAATATCGCATTGCCGCTGGACTTGGCCATCTTCTGCCCATCCAGCCCGGGAACCCTTGAGAACTCGGTGAGAAGTGGCTGCGGCTCGCTCAGGATTACCTTGCCGCCACCCTCCAGATAGCCGTACAGGCGCTCCTGATCACCCAGGGTAATGCTGGTCTGCTCCTTGAGCAGGGCCCGCGCCGTCTCCAGTGCCTGGGTATCGCCCTGTTCCTGATAAGCCTTACGCAGGTTGCTGTAGAGCTTGCCGACTTTCTTGCCGAGCTTGCCAATGGCAGCCTCCGCCTTGAGCTCGAAATCCGGCTCGCTGCCATACAGATGGTTGAAGCGGCGGGCCACTTCGCGGGCAAATTCGATGTGGGGGAGCTGGTCCGCTCCGACCGGCACCTGACCGGCGCGATACAGCAGGATGTCCGCCGCCTGCAGCAGTGGATAGCCGAGAAAGCCATAGGTGGAGAGGTCCTTGCCGCTCTGGCGCTCCTGCTGCTCCTTGTAGGAGGGCACGCGCTCGAGCCAACTGAGCGGGCAGATCATCGACAGCAACAGGTGCAGCTCGGCATGCTCCGGCACTTGCGACTGCACGAACAGTGTTGCGGAGCTGGGGCTGACACCGGCAGCCAGCCAATCCACCGCCATGTCCATGACATGCTGGGAAAGCCGGCCGGCATCGGCGTATTCGGTGGTCAGCGCATGCCAGTCGACGATGCAGAAGAAGCAGTCGTACTCGTGCTGCAACCTGACCCAGTTCTTCAGTACACCGTGATAGTGCCCGAGGTGCAAACGACCGCTCGGACGCATTCCTGACAGCACCCGACGTTCGGAGTCGTTAAGGCTCAAACCGTTCTATCCAAAATCCAGACAAGACCACGGATTATAGGGTAGCTGCGCCCACAACGGAAAAGCCGGCGTCAGAGATCGTTGAAGGGCGTCGGGTCACCACATCCGACGCGCAGCACTTGCGGGCTTTCGTCGGCGAGGTTGACCACGGTGGACGCCTCCAGCCCACCAAAACCGCCGTCGATGATCAGGTCGACATGGTGCTCGAGAATCTGGCGCATTTCGTGAGGGTCGGACATCGGCAACTCATCGCCCGGCATGATCAGGCTGACGCTCATCAGCGGCTCACCCAACTGCTCCAGCAACGCCAGGGCGATGGGATGGCTGGGCACGCGGATACCGATGGTGCGGCGCTTGGGATGCAGCAGCATGCGCGGCACTTCGCGGGTCGCATTGAGGATGAAGGTATAGGGCCCTGGTGTGTGGTTTTTCAGCAGGCGGAATGCAGCGGTGTCGACCTTGGCGAACAGGCCGATCTGCGACAGGTCGCGGCAGACCAGGGTGAAGTTGTGCTTGTCGTCGAGTTGTCGCAGGCGACGAATACGCTCTACCGCGTTCTTGTCGCCGATGGCGCAGCCCAGTGCGTAAGAGGAGTCGGTAGGATAAACGACCACCCCGCCGCCACGAATGATTTCCACGGCCTGTTTTATCAGGCGTGCCTGGGGGTTTTCCGGGTGAACCTGGAAAAATTGACTCACGCTTGCTCCCTGCTCATGAAGTGACAGCGGATGGCTGTGCATGTTCGAAGCGCTCCCAGAGCGCAGTCAGGTCATCGGGCAACGGGCGGTACATGCCCAACTCGGACCAGTCGCCCGGCGCGTGGAAATCGCTGCCGACACTGGCCATCAAGCCAAACTCGCGCGCCAGAATCGCAAGGCCACCGACTTGTTCGGCTGGCTGCATGCCATTGACCACTTCCAGGGCATGACCACCCGCCGCGGCGAAGTCGGCAACCAGACGTCGGCGCTTACTGCGAGTAAAGTCGTATTGCCACGGATGCGCCAGGCTGATCCAGGCTCTGGCCGAACGCAAGGTAGCAATAGTTTCTTCCAGCATAGGCCAATGCTGCTTGACGTCGCCCAACTTGCCCGAGCCCAGCCATTTGCGAAACGCCTCGGCGCGATCCCGCACGTGGCCAGCTCGCACCAAAAACTCGGCGAAATGTGGACGCGCCGGCGCGTTGCCACTATCGCCCAATTCCTGTTGGACAGCACGTGCGCCTTCAAGTGCACCGGGCATGCCCTTGGCCGCCAGGCGTCGGTCGATTTCCTCGGCACGCTGCCAGCGCCCATGATGCAGAGCGTCTATGGCAGCCCGCAGCGCGGGAGCCTCTCGCTCGAAGGCATACCCCAGCACATGGATGGTCGCCCCGCCCCAGGTGCAGGAGAGTTCGATGCCGTTGACCAGTTTCATGTCCAAGGCAGTCGCAGCGCGACATGCCTCGTCGAGCCCTTCGAGGGTGTCATGGTCGGTCAGTGCCAGCAGCCGCACACCGCGCTCATGCGCCCGGGCCACCAGTACGGCGGGCGACAGGGCGCCATCGGAGGCGGTGCTGTGGCAGTGCAGATCGACAATCATGGCGGCGCTTTCGTTGAGATTGATGTTTGTTATTATGCCCCACATCCGCCGCAAGCAGGCCTTTGTCGTGTGGCGCAAACGCTTCCCCCTCTCCCTCTTCGACCCCAAATAAGGATTGAGATGCTCTACGCCATCATCGCCACCGACGTCGAAAATTCCCTGGAAACTCGTCTGGCCACGCGCCCCGCTCACCTCGCCCGCCTGGACCAGCTGAAGCAGGAGGGTCGCCTGCTGCTGGCCGGCCCGCATCCGGCCATCGACAGCAATGACCCAGGCCCGGCGGGCTTTAGCGGCAGC harbors:
- the scpB gene encoding SMC-Scp complex subunit ScpB; translation: MNLNDPKDLAQLLEAFLLASGKAQSLERLFELFEEGERPEPEQFKAALEVLRQSCEGRAFELKEVASGYRLQVRERFAPWVGRLWEERPQRYSRALLETLALIAYRQPITRGEIEDVRGVAVNSNITKTLLEREWIRVVGYRDVPGRPAMFATTKGFLDHFNLKSLDELPPLAALRELEPEPELALDEDAEVPAGLQARADLALQADGEATEPREETSFRSLLAELDDMEQGLKTDFDDLRLAEEGADEAAENDSVELDGDQPLH
- a CDS encoding segregation and condensation protein A, whose product is MSETVTPVADSQAGAQQELPFALVYGEAVTELPLDLYIPPDALEVFLEAFEGPLDLLLYLIRKQNIDILDIPVAEITKQYMGYVELMKSVRLELAAEYLVMAAMLAEIKSRMLLPRSAETEEEEDDPRAELIRRLQEYERFKAAAENIDELPRVGRDVTVPKLDAPEARARKLLPDVSLEEVLLSMAEVLRRADMFESHQVTREALSTRERMSEVLERLKGGVFVPFVELFAAEEGRLGVVVTFMAVLELIKESLVELVQNEPFAAIHVRARAE
- a CDS encoding tryptophan--tRNA ligase — translated: MRPSGRLHLGHYHGVLKNWVRLQHEYDCFFCIVDWHALTTEYADAGRLSQHVMDMAVDWLAAGVSPSSATLFVQSQVPEHAELHLLLSMICPLSWLERVPSYKEQQERQSGKDLSTYGFLGYPLLQAADILLYRAGQVPVGADQLPHIEFAREVARRFNHLYGSEPDFELKAEAAIGKLGKKVGKLYSNLRKAYQEQGDTQALETARALLKEQTSITLGDQERLYGYLEGGGKVILSEPQPLLTEFSRVPGLDGQKMAKSSGNAIFLRDSDVEIEEKLRRMPTDPARVHRDDPGEPQRCPVWSLHQLYSTDEQLHWVIDGCRSASIGCLDCKNALCSALQTELAPLQQRAIDYEDSPDLVRSILAEGAERARDQARETLAEVRMAMGLNHR
- a CDS encoding YciI family protein; amino-acid sequence: MLYAIIATDVENSLETRLATRPAHLARLDQLKQEGRLLLAGPHPAIDSNDPGPAGFSGSLVVAEFDSLEAAQKWADADPYRTAGVYASVVVKPFKKVLP
- a CDS encoding L-threonylcarbamoyladenylate synthase; translated protein: MSQFFQVHPENPQARLIKQAVEIIRGGGVVVYPTDSSYALGCAIGDKNAVERIRRLRQLDDKHNFTLVCRDLSQIGLFAKVDTAAFRLLKNHTPGPYTFILNATREVPRMLLHPKRRTIGIRVPSHPIALALLEQLGEPLMSVSLIMPGDELPMSDPHEMRQILEHHVDLIIDGGFGGLEASTVVNLADESPQVLRVGCGDPTPFNDL
- a CDS encoding PHP domain-containing protein, which gives rise to MIVDLHCHSTASDGALSPAVLVARAHERGVRLLALTDHDTLEGLDEACRAATALDMKLVNGIELSCTWGGATIHVLGYAFEREAPALRAAIDALHHGRWQRAEEIDRRLAAKGMPGALEGARAVQQELGDSGNAPARPHFAEFLVRAGHVRDRAEAFRKWLGSGKLGDVKQHWPMLEETIATLRSARAWISLAHPWQYDFTRSKRRRLVADFAAAGGHALEVVNGMQPAEQVGGLAILAREFGLMASVGSDFHAPGDWSELGMYRPLPDDLTALWERFEHAQPSAVTS